ttattttaagtgtgattatttcatgtatttttgaaACAAAACAATATCAGGTCGACCATATTAAGATTAAGTGTTATGTAGTTAATATgattgaaaaatttataaaaataacttatgatAATTTGTCCACAAAATACTTATTAGTTTTCTAATTATATCATaagatttgaaaatttaatcacaaaaagtataaaatcttgttgtgtttttttttcaaccatattttagtcattttagATCTAATATAAATACATCATGTAAAACTGTTAACATTGTCATCTGGTTAAAAACTTAAGTATGGTTATATATATTGTTGACTTTCCCAATAAGTAAAATGCTAACAatctaatattttcatttgaggtgttaaaaattaaaatgagttaaATCTTGATTCGCCATAATTAAGACCTACTTCAAGAATAAAAGAGTACTTATAAATTATCTACAAAATCCTCACGTTAgtaatgaaattttgaattcacaTAGTTAACACTcatcttataatatttatttaaaagtcatatttcaAATATTTGCTTTGAAATTAGactgttattattttaaaagttaataattaaatatttttatagtataaCAAAAAGTAACAGAagctaataaatttatttttaaatgataaaaaatttaaatttaatctttaaatatataaaaaaatgccaAATTAGTCTAATCTgacatatgataaaaaaatttaattttattattaaaataattcttaaacattataaattaatgatgagaagtctcacaaatttaataataaagctAATCTAtcacatttttaatatatttataaattaaatttataaagaatTGATTGCATTATATGACACTTTTCAGTgttgaatttgattatttagcttctagattaaattagaaaaagagAGTTCCCatgcatataaattatttgagggAAGCCCTAAGGCTAAGCTTGCTCCTGCATGTGAACAGTTGTTTTGAATGGATCCAAATCCAAATTCATCCAAACCATCAAAGAACCCTTCAGGTAACCCATCCAAACCACCCTCACTTTCCTTCACCGCCACTGCCACTGGGGCCTCCTCTTCAAGCATCGGCGAATGCCCCTCGAACAGCGCCACGTGTCCCAACAGCTTGTCCTTCCTCGAAAACGTAGTCCCGCATGAGCACTTCCACGTGGCCTCTCCCCGACACTGCTTGACGTGGCTCCTCAAGTCCGACAGCACCGCGAAGCTCTTCTTCCGACACCGCTGGCACGACAGCGTTTTGGGACAGTGGCTCCTCTTGAAGTGGTTCCTCAGACAGAACACCGACTTCAACGGCCTGAACTTCTTGTGCGTCTTGTTACGGTTGCACCCCTCCAAGGGGCACGAAAACCGCGCCGCCTTGAGGCGCGTCTCCCCACGCGCCTTGTTGGCGAGTGCCTCCGGGGTCTTGAACTCGTCCCCGTGCGCGCGCATGTGCATTCTCAGATTCGCGTCGCGCGTGAAGCCTTTCCCGCACACCTCGCAGAAGTGAAGGTGCTTCGCCAGCAGCTCCATCGCGTCGAGCTCCACCACGTTGtcgttgctgttgttgttgttgaggttCGGAGAGTCCAAAGTCGGAGTCTCCGAGAGAGGGAGCACGTTTCCCGAGGCGGCGACGAGGGCGGCGCTGTTGGTGATGACGTGGCGAATGGCGGTTAGGATCTCGTTGGAGACTGTGCTCATTTGGTGGTGAGTGAGGAGAGTGTGGGATTGGATGGAATGGGACAGGAAGCTTTGAAGGGAATCCATTCGGGTGCTGAGTTGGGAGAGGTTGCGAAGGGAAACATGGAGAGACTCGAAGCAGTTGTTGTTATGGAATTCTTCAGTGGTGTTTGGCATGTGGTTGGGTTATTAATCTGTATTCTGTATGTATGTGGCTAAGTTCTTGTTGTTGATTGTTGGTTGGTGTGAGACTCAGTGATTTCATGAGTAAGATGATCCAGCAAATATATACTACTTTTATATGTGGTATGACATGGGGTGagcttaataattttaaaataaatatttattttcacaaaTAGGTTTTGAAATAACTGTGAATCATAATTGttgtacaaacttgaaaatataAGGGAAAGTTGCTTTTGTCGATACATGCTGCACGTGTTGATTACGTTATGTCAAttgacacaaaacaaaacagcaCTGGTCTTGCAACTTTTTTGACttcattttaattactattagtatttttttattattagttgttACACGAAAAGTCATGGAAATGTcaattgtattttattatttaataaattttttgtgaGTGTCGTtagaaattttgaagaaaaaacacacaGGATTGCAAGAAATCAgaatcattataaataaaagttatacaACACTAAGTATTTATCTCACCGCtacaatttatcatttattacattttaaacTCCAACACTGAATTGCACATTTTATTATACAAGAATCATTTGTCTATAGATAAACATTCTACTCTCTAACCCAAGAGAATTGGTCTTGAGGTGAAATATTTGGATAGTATACGTAAGATTatagattttaattattgtacAACTATTgtatactaaaattaatattctattatttaaaaaagtagTTAAGATTATCATTAGAAAagtagacatttttttttagtgaGACTTGAAAATCTTGATTCAATTATATTGTAGGAGATCAATTCTTTCCGCCAAATCTAATTTATGTTGGTAAACTATATACATAGTGCTATCAATGTTGACATACAAATATAGATGGCTGGTTACTTCATTTACaatttacaatattattttattcatctaTACCTTTTTATTCATTCTTGCAAATTACAATGTGATATACAGTGGTGGatccaatttttgtttttcagtgAGAACAAGAAAATAGTCTACACACaacatttatacaaaagataaataatatcaatttttataaaatatataagttaatCTTTCTTCATGTATGTGTCTATACAGGCACACGTCAATAAATCtgttaaataagtaaaaaaaaaaaaaaacacaaaatttttttttttgtaagttagTTTTAGACTTTTATAGTACTTGTAACGATTTTGTATTATTAATCGTTTATACAGGATTGTTTGTTAATCAACTTGAACTGAATTGGTCCTTCTTCTCTCCATATGTGTGcgtcaactaattaaaaaaaccttTGCAAGTTAGTTTTGGCAATTGGTAGTAGGATTGattttgtattaataataatttataggaGGATgctctgataaaaaaatataagttattcaTTTATAagttcattatttattattaaaaaatctacGTTTATTACATatagaaataattattatttttggtttaaatatatatagagaTCAGAGAAATAGAGTTCAGTTTTGATATATTGTGTTACTGTAAAGAtcttataacttttaaataaatattaaattaatatttccttggttatataataatttatgactaaatgacattaaaaaaattatattactaatatattctaattaaacttaTATGCACAcgaatattttttattcgaatttaattaataaaatattttcataatagaaCATATTCTTAAAAGACAATCGACCTTTCAATCTTATTCTGTCAGCGCCCGCAGCCATATCTGAATGATTAATTCTTAACCGTGAGTTCTATTTTTTCAATCTTATCCATGACATCGCCCATCAGGAACACACGCAGtcttttatgttatattttgtatagcaaatcaaattttcttataatcttaatccaaatccaaatcaaaatgaataaaaatggagtatatatatgttttaatataGTTTGTATTATTGTATGAAATTTACATGGATTCTATTAAGTAAAAtgactttaatattttattttaattttagacttAATTGTATGTGTGTTTGACCTCTCAGTTATAttataattctaaaattttgattttttaaattctaattgTGCAAGTTTGATCTTCCAGTCAGATGTATCAATTGGGCGATTGTCTTCACTTTGCCACTCCTCCATTAGCGTCACACGATATGATAGTGTATCAATGATATGACAACTAAGTTATAGTCTAACACACATATATAGtaaattgttattaatttatttacagtaaatttattaaattatataatattatcataaaaaaattatcataaattttatttcattgataatgtaaatttttgtacatggataatatatataaatataattattaaattaaaacgattataatattttttttgaccgAGTAAAAAATAGACAATAGTACGTAGAAATGATTACAGTCAGTCCTATGTTAATTTGACGCATGAATCGTGCaatgaaatttcaaagttaGAAAAAAGTATCCAAACCGGCCACCATCAAAAAACCAATAATTGTAAAGtggttacattttttaaaagttaatggtaacgtataatttgattaaaaattaagcttAAGCTCGACAATGTGCTCCCAGATTTCTGCTCTGCAATATTATATTATGAACGAAACCTCAATGATCAAAATCAAGTTGAGGACTCGCTTTCTCACTTCTTCGAGGAGATTTAGTCATAACTGACGGCCAACTTTTGCCTTATTAGGTATGTTTCTTCCTCCTTTacaatatatacttttttcatttaaacaaatattaagtGCATGtattcatctattttttttattcgtaagAATAGTATCATAAAGCTTACAATAACACTTGCTTTtgcttaaataaatattaaatgtccaataaaagtaaattaatggAAGTGCTGCATGCATGCATAATGCATATGCAAAGGctgatatatttttaagatggaactgtttttttcttttctttttcgaaATGAAGATGGAACTGTTAACACTTAACACGGTAAATGAGTATAttgttggtattttttttaatatacttatgTGTTAGGATGATCTTAAGTGGcaagtatttttatatataaaattagcataaaaaattataatcatccATTcgcaaattaattattatatattatgattgttgagtttcaaaaattatacttgaaatgaattttaattgattagtgTATAAGGCATTTCATTGATAGAACATAGACAACTGATGATTAAGTTATAAACTTTAGATGgactcatttaaataaaatattaaataattcattttttacaaaTCAAACCTAAACTTTAAATACTCTATTCAGTTTCACTCATTTACATGCAGCTTGTTTGAGACGTATGAAAGCCAGCAACTAAAAGCTGATCATCAGTGAAATGAGCTGATGAAAGCTTTTCAATTGTGTTGTTTGGATGATGCAGCTGAAAGCTCAGCAGAAAGTAGGCCAAGAGATATGGGGTCCACTCAAAATATTTTCATCTTAAAAATGAGGTGAAAGCAACTGCCAAACTGTAatgtattgtaaaaattaacattCTAACATTGCCCTTCATTACATGCTTGTGACTCTCGTGATATAGTCACTGTGAGATCTGTGAAAACTTTCAGAAGCACATTTCAAATgcaatttaaaacatttttaaaaaaaattaggttaaattactcatttgatccctataatttcattattcttacttttttaatccttataatttatattttaattctcttttaattttagtttctataggTTTGAAAATGgtctttttagtctttatagtttcataattcttattattttagtctcaatattttttcaaattaaaggaactaaaaagaattaaaatgtaaattagggACTCAAAAGAACACTTTTAAACTAGAGAAACTAAAtgaaacttaaaatataaagtatagggactaaaaagatcattttgactaaaaatataagaatcatgaaattataGGCACCAAACGAGtaatttaatcaaaaaaattaacaagcaCATAATCGATATGACTATGGTTAACATAATCGATTATGTccattcaatttatataaaaaaatgaggcATGAtcaattatattctttttaatttttaaaaaatcgtcaAATAATTAGGATCAggtaaaattgaaatttcatacttgtttaattttaggtttttttctattattttctagCTAACCGCTTTATATCTCTTTTCAATTCTCAactctctttttcatttatatcaAACAatctcacttttatcttttttcatctctcacacttttattttttccattcaTCTTTATCAAGCACAATGTTAACGtgtgtttgaatttttatttgtgatCAACTTCTGAACTATTTTCTAtgttaaaacgcactaaaacaAACTATTTGTTGCATTGATGGTGCTCGTCTTATTTTCACGGACAGAAATCCAAACACGTACTAAATACATAATACATCAATGGtagtattttgtatttttattttactttgacaattttaaaatttaattatttttatatatgagcTTGCTTCCTTTTCTAGTTTCCACTTTCCAACCTTCTGAATGAAATCACGAcctgaaatttgaaaatcaaaagcaTCAAACAgccaattatattaaattggcGGTCGTGGGCTTCCACTGTCCGCCCTTTAGGACTTTACTTcggaatttctttttctttttggtgtaGTACTTGAGATTTGAGAATGCCTGACGTCataacacacatatatatatatggtatcaaagtatttatattttgaaaattgaaaaaatattttgataaaaggcatattataatttttatactttttttaatcaatatagtTATCTGAATTATTAAATAACACTTTTTCGAAGACTActtttgtgtatatatatattttttaaaagagctAATTCTATCAATAATTCAATATTACCATTTCAGGTGACAAAACATTGTTAAGAATTATTCCATTAGTAATATCAATGGAAGAACATCACGTCTGTGTAACAACTTAGAGATTTTGAGAACGTAAATAAGTCAAATTAGAAATATGATACAATTGTAAAAAGTTGGAAGATAATCGTTGTCATAACTGATttgatatttcaattttttaatcaaagttTGGGATTTAATCATCAATTTGAATATAGAATTATAATGGGAAATAACAGTTTATCTTAAAAATAGGTTGATTCAATCAAATATGATTAGttgaatgttaaataaaaaaatttagatacatCTTATCCGACaaatgaaaagttaaaaaataatgtaaagtatattttttatcaatgtttttagtaattggaaaaaaaatcgttaataatgtgtttggattagattgatgatgaaaaataatcaattaaattttcatgCTGATTGCAAAGCAACAAATAACTATTTAACTTTTCCATCatttcatcatgattttgatagaataaaatgattattgtgtattatccaaaaaaaaaaaaaacatgtcttCAACAGGCAACCAAAAACGCGTGTAACATGGACATGGAGCCATGGAGGCTAATGGTACTTTGTTGAGTACCGTATCTACATTCGATTTCTCTATTTTTAGAGGTTTAAAAACCAGTCAGGCTATCTACTCTGGTTTTGCAACCTGCTATTGTGACTTGCGACACACATCACTTCTAAGACATTGTTCAAATCTTCATAATTTTcgttttggttatttttttagttatgttAGATTATAAGTTTTCAATATTGATAGTGCATGACTAATTAATTATGCATGGTTTGTACTTTGTAATgtactgtattttttttattagagatgTAATTTAATTGTTATGGTGCATACGGGATTTGTTTTTTAAACAcatgcatgattttttttgttgttctatATAATTAAGTAATGTCATTTTGAAGGATTGATTACGactcaatttattatattttacatttggtcaatttattttaatatttataaaataaaattattttgaaatccatatgaaaataaatttaaaaaaacaacaaagttCCAAATAATTTATGTTGAAGATTAAAGTTATTGTGaaagaataatagaaaaaagaaagaaaaatcgcCGTCTGTGGGGATCGAACCCACGACCACGTGGTTAAAAGCCACGCGCTCTACCACTGAGCTAAGACGGCTTGAATGTTTGATggtcaaatataatattaaatttcaagTGTAGCATACGTGTTCGTAATGGCTTAACAAGCTGTGCTGCAGTTTCAAACGGCTCGAACCTCAATATCTTCCCAATATTAAATGGAATTCCCATTATGTATCGATAGGTATAAGCATTCTTTTAATCCTACTACGTACAATTTCCACCACAATCCTCACAAATGGTTTTTAAGATTCTGGTATTACCTCTCATATCTCTTCCCCATTAGATATTTTCGATAGTTTTTgttcttaaataaataagtcTGTTACTCTGCTTGATAATTTTTCAGTTAAGGTTTCAACTATTGACAATGCTCAACTAACAAAATATTACGTGTTGTATATCActatattccttttttttaacgAGTCAATTTAATTTCAGCTTTATTTACTATCAGATTCTTATCTATCTGTTAAACTAACTTTTGAGGAAGATTGTTAAGGTTGAATTATATCAGGAGCCTCTACCTCCTTGAGACGTGATGGCACAATGCCTCAATCAAAAAGTCTCTAGCTTTACACGTTCCGCAATTGATACTATTGATCACTTTAGGGTGTGATCACACAGTCCTATAAATCCTGTGCAATAAAACCCCCTTGAGATCCCCTCCTCTTGATTCAAAGTGTTGTTTTGTATGCCCTTGATCACAATTCAAAAGATCGTCTTTTGCTTCTAATACTAATGTCTCCACTTATCCATTTGGGGGACATATCAACAACCCACACGTGATTGCAAACggatctttttctcttcttttttttccctctgGCAATtgttgatgtcttgatgattgCGGCCGATTCACTTGGGGTTATTTGATGCGGCACATATCTGAGGCTTCCTCGTTAATCGGGATATTTTTTTGCCATAGGGACTTGTTATTTTGACAGGTCAACCAAGCAGTGATGCATAAGAGCTTCTCCTATGATTTGTTGAAATCAGAGGCATGACACCAGTTTCTCGGCTCTCTGTGTAAACATGTAGGGATCccgttttacattaaaaaatatcaaagattataaaaaaaatataatttttttattttatctcaatttttcaacaataatacatttaaagtttaattctaagtttaaaacatgactaaaataacaaaataaatcaataataatagtaataaaatcacACAAGCATAAAAGCATCCAAGAAATATCCAAATATACGTTAATGTTATAGTattacacaataaaaataataaaactagcaTAAATTAGAAGTCTTCATACAATAAATTAACATCATCGTACTGAATTTCTTCATACTTTCATCCAAGTGCAATGAAACATCTTCAACATCACACCTACACAATGAAACATGTAAATATgtgtttagaaaatataaaaaagtcataaattaatataataaaattttcataccgTTGTCTTGTGTCTACATCGTCAACTATTGAGCAAAATTTCATCTTTGATTTTAAAGAACCTAATGACACAATTAtacaaacattaaaataaattaattgcttagaagaaaaatttacaagtaaaattaaatttattactttCAATCTCATTACGCAACCAATCTTGAGAGCACATCAATGCATCAATGCCTCAACAGTGTCTTCATTTAATTTGCTATGATGTGGAGTCAGAAACTTTCCACCACCAATGCTAAATGCAGACTCTGAAGCAACCGTTGAAATAGGAATAGCTAGAAAATTTTTAACAATCCTTTGCAAAGTAGGATACTTGACTCCAATGTTTTTCCAATATCCCAAAATGTCAAACTTACTAatatttgattgattgaacaATACAAGCTCCTCCAAGTATAAATCCAATTCAGATTTAACACAATCACCAGAAGAagtttcttgaacatattttaaaaagtcaGAACTCCAATCAACCTTTCTACCATTATTATCCAAACCAGACACTTTTGAAGatgaattgaaaatagaagtagCCTCTTTTCCCTAGATTGATATTCAGACACGAACAGTGAAGAAGCGAAGAAGTAAAGAGGATAAAGACAGTGTAAAACGATGAAACAAACggtgaagaagtgaagaaggaacAAAGGTGAAGcatgaagaagaaacaaagatgaAGAAGGGAGTAAATAGCACAGAAATTCcatcatgtaattttttttgatgCATTTCCAGCATGTAGTTTTATGCAAGATAgttattaaaagaaatttatgcACTTCCCTTATTTCTTAAATTGCAATTACCCAACTGGTTCAAGGGggtaaataaaaatggaaacaatTGATCAACAGGCTCGAGTAACTGATAAATCATTTGAAGCACAATAAGAACATGCAACTTGCAATTCAAGTATCAACAAATTTATGTAATCTAAAAAACAAGCCATTGTCATGcctaaaacaaacataacacGTCCAAAAACAATGTGGCGTTCCATAATTATAAGAGAAATGAGTTCCGCAGTATATAGGTAGTAGCTCCCTAGACGAAacatttcaaatgtttgtgaccaatgaatttgaaaagcaaacaaataaatcaataaccaatcgattaccaaaatccaTGCAACAATAGAAAAGATAACATATTGCTCAAGTTCTCATGGAAGGAACACACGGAAAACTCATTCCTACACTGAAAATGAACATATCCAAAACCATTTGTATTACCAAAATCGCATTAATCTCAAGTTCTCAACATCAATTTCCTGAAACAGAACATACCTAGACTCAG
This genomic interval from Glycine max cultivar Williams 82 chromosome 5, Glycine_max_v4.0, whole genome shotgun sequence contains the following:
- the LOC100798348 gene encoding protein SENSITIVE TO PROTON RHIZOTOXICITY 2, producing the protein MPNTTEEFHNNNCFESLHVSLRNLSQLSTRMDSLQSFLSHSIQSHTLLTHHQMSTVSNEILTAIRHVITNSAALVAASGNVLPLSETPTLDSPNLNNNNSNDNVVELDAMELLAKHLHFCEVCGKGFTRDANLRMHMRAHGDEFKTPEALANKARGETRLKAARFSCPLEGCNRNKTHKKFRPLKSVFCLRNHFKRSHCPKTLSCQRCRKKSFAVLSDLRSHVKQCRGEATWKCSCGTTFSRKDKLLGHVALFEGHSPMLEEEAPVAVAVKESEGGLDGLPEGFFDGLDEFGFGSIQNNCSHAGASLALGLPSNNLYAWELSFSNLI